In a single window of the Zea mays cultivar B73 chromosome 5, Zm-B73-REFERENCE-NAM-5.0, whole genome shotgun sequence genome:
- the LOC103628738 gene encoding B3 domain-containing protein Os02g0598200 isoform X1, with amino-acid sequence MGGGNEFLVGMTGSAPDSARQKRCHDTANGEVRDGDTVVKNGKTSDAASVEKREKKEHLFKCSAYHGKDTDMWSGDQRINKSRVPAALCEQGREMDDDLNKTNSKERMMGVELDKEKTITSDDCSKVEGKKKFNTASPEEERKKKPHNASTGKNMQRDDDKEVVRIMSNSDTKVKIKKVSTPLPKKEKNKEKLNKTYREKKMQAADSKMRSCYSGVKKGKVPTAFCDKEKKRKMPDNTSSEKETAPITPAVKEKKMRTTESMEIKMRHDRQNRRNVPLDVSNLKMGTSSGSNYKIWKEKLPHTLLKEKKRMWRNDSDKIYGGRVKELKIFSGGKEKNNQAPIAFLKFVRNNAEKFLVIPRIVAPRLEYLTNQLVYLKDSKGKCLKVLVSKVVDSLAFDQGWDVFVSNHLIKWGEFLLFEYIAERTFSVRVFGTDSCERLDFNPESTNKGETKKQAWSNMPPDDLVVTDGISENSGYYVSGECPRTKVPQTCHVTCNTKKDPKRVERVVGSGPVAQDISGNLIGPQCKTKGTPLCSKGKTVIMIIDSEDSEPSAHEKEDTMKLATSGPDSDISLVAVNTNEDPIRAQSGIGNGPSAVLADEKGNFPEIECGTKCISATCSEVKTVSQIISATALLDLHDSDENLGRKQRTNAIPLDSRTTAEDYHNYSKMIIIQNFNRKYEAPGGFRCLEKWRKDVVNNQTALDCTAPIKHENPQKTDGMLVDGYGLIELNPVDEYICSEGNHECVQPVFTMPIKEPSSADRVIDCGRDGTEINYSINEKDGGSIEKTSSPDEISKCKNSMMETAHNVNGKGTTAQFETKMDQAEPARSGVRSKICNSVVPANESEHRSTKQEGRMSSNREVPESLLPTKDEIPEPDHHSPPEINFQLCIPDTTQKWLDLSKSLSNAVRRQRRHDYDVIMLKDPKKRLWPVVYHDSLLFVGFTAGWKHFVASNDLRAGDVCELVKEPDDGEPVYSVRMSDHKI; translated from the exons GTGGTAAAGAACGGGAAGACGTCCGATGCTGCCTCCGTAGAGAAGAGGGAGAAAAAGGAACATCTGTTTAAATGCAGTGCCTACCATGGGAAGGATACGGACATGTGGAGTGGCGACCAGAGGATAAACAAGAGCAGGGTGCCTGCCGCATTATGTGAGCAGGGAAGGGAAATGGATGATGACCTGAACAAAACCAACAGCAAGGAGAGGATGATGGGTGTTGAACTGGACAAGGAAAAGACGATTACATCGGATGACTGCAGTAAGGTTGAGGGTAAGAAAAAGTTCAACACCGCATCCCCTGAggaggagaggaagaagaaacCTCACAATGCCAGCACTGGGAAGAATATGCAAAGGGATGATGACAAGGAGGTGGTAAGGATTATGAGTAACTCTGATACTAAGGTGAAGATCAAGAAGGTGTCCACCCCATTACCTAAGAAGGAGAAGAATAAGGAAAAGCTAAACAAAACCTACCGAGAGAAGAAGATGCAGGCTGCTGACAGCAAGATGCGGAGTTGTTAcagtggagtgaagaaggggaaggtGCCCACAGCATTTTGtgataaagaaaagaaaaggaaaatgccTGACAATACCAGTAGTGAGAAGGAGACTGCACCAATCACACCTGCTGTTAAAGAGAAGAAAATGAGGACGACTGAGAGCATGGAGATTAAGATGAGACATGACAGACAGAATAGGAGAAATGTGCCGCTTGATGTATCTAACTTGAAGATGGGTACATCAAGTGGCTCTAACTATAAAATATGGAAGGAGAAATTACCACACACATTATTGAAGGAAAAAAAGAGGATGTGGCGCAATGATAGTGATAAGATTTATGGTGGCAGGGTGAAGGAATTGAAAATATTTAGCGGCGGCAAGGAAAAGAATAATCAGGCTCCCATTGCATTTTTAAAGTTCGTACGCAACAATGCCGAGAAATTTCTG GTGATACCACGAATTGTTGCACCCAGACTGGAGTATTTGACTAATCAACTTGTGTATCTTAAAGATTCAAAGGGAAAATGTTTAAAGGTCCTGGTATCGAAGGTGGTTGATTCCCTTGCTTTTGATCagggatgggatgtttttgtctcaAACCATTTGATTAAATGGGGTGAATTTCTGTTGTTTGAGTATATTGCTGAGCGTACATTTTCTGTGCGGGTTTTTGGTACGGATTCTTGTGAAAGACTCGACTTCAATCCTGAGAGCACAAATAAAGGTGAAACTAAGAAACAGGCATGGAGTAATATGCCACCTGATGATTTGGTCGTCACAGATGGTATTTCAGAAAACAGTGGCTACTATGTTTCTGGCGAATGTCCTAGGACCAAAGTGCCTCAAACATGTCATGTAACTTGCAATACAAAAAAAGACCCTAAACGAGTTGAACGTGTGGTTGGATCTGGACCAGTGGCACAAGATATCAGTGGTAATTTGATTGGTCCACAGTGCAAAACAAAGGGTACTCCACTGTGCAGCAAAGGAAAAACAGTAATTATGATTATAGATTCTGAAGATTCTGAACCTTCCGCGCATGAAAAAGAGGATACAATGAAGCTAGCCACATCAGGACCAGATTCAGATATAAGTCTTGTGGCTGTTAATACCAATGAGGACCCTATAAGAGCTCAAAGTGGCATTGGGAATGGACCCTCAGCTGTACTAGCTGACGAGAAGGGGAATTTCCCTGAAATTGAGTGTGGAACCAAGTGCATTTCAGCAACATGCAGTGAAGTAAAAACAGTATCTCAAATTATAAGTGCTACAGCTCTCTTAGATTTACATGATTCAGATGAAAATTTAGGCAGAAAACAAAGAACAAATGCCATTCCTTTAGATTCTAGGACAACCGCGGAAGATTATCATAATTATAGCAAGATGATCATTATCCAAAACTTTAATAGAAAATATGAAGCTCCTGGAGGTTTCCGATGCTTGGAGAAGTGGAGGAAGGATGTTGTGAACAATCAAACAGCTCTTGATTGCACTGCACCGATTAAACATGAAAACCCACAAAAAACTGACGGCATGTTGGTTGATGGTTACGGTTTGATTGAACTGAACCCAGTAGATGAGTACATTTGTTCCGAGGGAAATCATGAATGTGTCCAACCAGTATTCACAATGCCCATCAAAGAACCATCAAGTGCTGACAGAGTAATCGATTGCGGACGTGATGGGACAGAGATCAACTATAGCATCAATGAGAAAGATGGAG GGTCCATTGAGAAAACCTCAAGTCCTGACGAAATATCTAAATGCAAGAATAGCATGATGGAGACTGCACATAATGTCAATGGAAAAG GAACTACTGCTCAATTTGAAACCAAAATGGATCAAGCGGAGCCAGCGAGGAGCGGTGTACGCAGCAAAATTTGCAACAGTGTTGTACCTGCCAACGAGTCAG AACACCGTTCCACCAAACAGGAAGGCAGAATGTCTAGTAACCGTGAGGTCCCAGAGTCTTTGTTGCCTACAAAGGACGAAATTCCGGAGCCGGATCATCATTCTCCACCAGAGATCAACTTCCAACTGTGCATTCCTGATACTACTCAGAAATGGCTT GACCTATCCAAGtcgctttccaatgcagttagacgacagagaaggcatgactatgatgtcataatgctgaaggaccccaagaagagactaTGGCCTGTCGTTTACCACGACAGCCTGTTATTTGTGGGATTCACCGCGGGCTGGAAACATTTCGTggcatcaaacgaccttcgggctggggatgTTTGCGAACTTGTTAAggagccagacgatggtgagccggtgtactctgtccggatgtctgatcacaaaatttaa
- the LOC103628738 gene encoding B3 domain-containing protein Os02g0598200 isoform X2, with amino-acid sequence MGGGNEFLVGMTGSAPDSARQKRCHDTANGEVRDGDTVVKNGKTSDAASVEKREKKEHLFKCSAYHGKDTDMWSGDQRINKSRVPAALCEQGREMDDDLNKTNSKERMMGVELDKEKTITSDDCSKVEGKKKFNTASPEEERKKKPHNASTGKNMQRDDDKEVVRIMSNSDTKVKIKKVSTPLPKKEKNKEKLNKTYREKKMQAADSKMRSCYSGVKKGKVPTAFCDKEKKRKMPDNTSSEKETAPITPAVKEKKMRTTESMEIKMRHDRQNRRNVPLDVSNLKMGTSSGSNYKIWKEKLPHTLLKEKKRMWRNDSDKIYGGRVKELKIFSGGKEKNNQAPIAFLKFVRNNAEKFLVIPRIVAPRLEYLTNQLVYLKDSKGKCLKVLVSKVVDSLAFDQGWDVFVSNHLIKWGEFLLFEYIAERTFSVRVFGTDSCERLDFNPESTNKGETKKQAWSNMPPDDLVVTDGISENSGYYVSGECPRTKVPQTCHVTCNTKKDPKRVERVVGSGPVAQDISGNLIGPQCKTKGTPLCSKGKTVIMIIDSEDSEPSAHEKEDTMKLATSGPDSDISLVAVNTNEDPIRAQSGIGNGPSAVLADEKGNFPEIECGTKCISATCSEVKTVSQIISATALLDLHDSDENLGRKQRTNAIPLDSRTTAEDYHNYSKMIIIQNFNRKYEAPGGFRCLEKWRKDVVNNQTALDCTAPIKHENPQKTDGMLVDGYGLIELNPVDEYICSEGNHECVQPVFTMPIKEPSSADRVIDCGRDGTEINYSINEKDGGTTAQFETKMDQAEPARSGVRSKICNSVVPANESEHRSTKQEGRMSSNREVPESLLPTKDEIPEPDHHSPPEINFQLCIPDTTQKWLDLSKSLSNAVRRQRRHDYDVIMLKDPKKRLWPVVYHDSLLFVGFTAGWKHFVASNDLRAGDVCELVKEPDDGEPVYSVRMSDHKI; translated from the exons GTGGTAAAGAACGGGAAGACGTCCGATGCTGCCTCCGTAGAGAAGAGGGAGAAAAAGGAACATCTGTTTAAATGCAGTGCCTACCATGGGAAGGATACGGACATGTGGAGTGGCGACCAGAGGATAAACAAGAGCAGGGTGCCTGCCGCATTATGTGAGCAGGGAAGGGAAATGGATGATGACCTGAACAAAACCAACAGCAAGGAGAGGATGATGGGTGTTGAACTGGACAAGGAAAAGACGATTACATCGGATGACTGCAGTAAGGTTGAGGGTAAGAAAAAGTTCAACACCGCATCCCCTGAggaggagaggaagaagaaacCTCACAATGCCAGCACTGGGAAGAATATGCAAAGGGATGATGACAAGGAGGTGGTAAGGATTATGAGTAACTCTGATACTAAGGTGAAGATCAAGAAGGTGTCCACCCCATTACCTAAGAAGGAGAAGAATAAGGAAAAGCTAAACAAAACCTACCGAGAGAAGAAGATGCAGGCTGCTGACAGCAAGATGCGGAGTTGTTAcagtggagtgaagaaggggaaggtGCCCACAGCATTTTGtgataaagaaaagaaaaggaaaatgccTGACAATACCAGTAGTGAGAAGGAGACTGCACCAATCACACCTGCTGTTAAAGAGAAGAAAATGAGGACGACTGAGAGCATGGAGATTAAGATGAGACATGACAGACAGAATAGGAGAAATGTGCCGCTTGATGTATCTAACTTGAAGATGGGTACATCAAGTGGCTCTAACTATAAAATATGGAAGGAGAAATTACCACACACATTATTGAAGGAAAAAAAGAGGATGTGGCGCAATGATAGTGATAAGATTTATGGTGGCAGGGTGAAGGAATTGAAAATATTTAGCGGCGGCAAGGAAAAGAATAATCAGGCTCCCATTGCATTTTTAAAGTTCGTACGCAACAATGCCGAGAAATTTCTG GTGATACCACGAATTGTTGCACCCAGACTGGAGTATTTGACTAATCAACTTGTGTATCTTAAAGATTCAAAGGGAAAATGTTTAAAGGTCCTGGTATCGAAGGTGGTTGATTCCCTTGCTTTTGATCagggatgggatgtttttgtctcaAACCATTTGATTAAATGGGGTGAATTTCTGTTGTTTGAGTATATTGCTGAGCGTACATTTTCTGTGCGGGTTTTTGGTACGGATTCTTGTGAAAGACTCGACTTCAATCCTGAGAGCACAAATAAAGGTGAAACTAAGAAACAGGCATGGAGTAATATGCCACCTGATGATTTGGTCGTCACAGATGGTATTTCAGAAAACAGTGGCTACTATGTTTCTGGCGAATGTCCTAGGACCAAAGTGCCTCAAACATGTCATGTAACTTGCAATACAAAAAAAGACCCTAAACGAGTTGAACGTGTGGTTGGATCTGGACCAGTGGCACAAGATATCAGTGGTAATTTGATTGGTCCACAGTGCAAAACAAAGGGTACTCCACTGTGCAGCAAAGGAAAAACAGTAATTATGATTATAGATTCTGAAGATTCTGAACCTTCCGCGCATGAAAAAGAGGATACAATGAAGCTAGCCACATCAGGACCAGATTCAGATATAAGTCTTGTGGCTGTTAATACCAATGAGGACCCTATAAGAGCTCAAAGTGGCATTGGGAATGGACCCTCAGCTGTACTAGCTGACGAGAAGGGGAATTTCCCTGAAATTGAGTGTGGAACCAAGTGCATTTCAGCAACATGCAGTGAAGTAAAAACAGTATCTCAAATTATAAGTGCTACAGCTCTCTTAGATTTACATGATTCAGATGAAAATTTAGGCAGAAAACAAAGAACAAATGCCATTCCTTTAGATTCTAGGACAACCGCGGAAGATTATCATAATTATAGCAAGATGATCATTATCCAAAACTTTAATAGAAAATATGAAGCTCCTGGAGGTTTCCGATGCTTGGAGAAGTGGAGGAAGGATGTTGTGAACAATCAAACAGCTCTTGATTGCACTGCACCGATTAAACATGAAAACCCACAAAAAACTGACGGCATGTTGGTTGATGGTTACGGTTTGATTGAACTGAACCCAGTAGATGAGTACATTTGTTCCGAGGGAAATCATGAATGTGTCCAACCAGTATTCACAATGCCCATCAAAGAACCATCAAGTGCTGACAGAGTAATCGATTGCGGACGTGATGGGACAGAGATCAACTATAGCATCAATGAGAAAGATGGAG GAACTACTGCTCAATTTGAAACCAAAATGGATCAAGCGGAGCCAGCGAGGAGCGGTGTACGCAGCAAAATTTGCAACAGTGTTGTACCTGCCAACGAGTCAG AACACCGTTCCACCAAACAGGAAGGCAGAATGTCTAGTAACCGTGAGGTCCCAGAGTCTTTGTTGCCTACAAAGGACGAAATTCCGGAGCCGGATCATCATTCTCCACCAGAGATCAACTTCCAACTGTGCATTCCTGATACTACTCAGAAATGGCTT GACCTATCCAAGtcgctttccaatgcagttagacgacagagaaggcatgactatgatgtcataatgctgaaggaccccaagaagagactaTGGCCTGTCGTTTACCACGACAGCCTGTTATTTGTGGGATTCACCGCGGGCTGGAAACATTTCGTggcatcaaacgaccttcgggctggggatgTTTGCGAACTTGTTAAggagccagacgatggtgagccggtgtactctgtccggatgtctgatcacaaaatttaa